The following are encoded together in the Poseidonibacter lekithochrous genome:
- a CDS encoding response regulator transcription factor has translation MIKVLMIEDDLELAQIISDYLASFDIEVTNTDSPYNGLSMLSIDKDYKLLILDLTLPEIDGLELIPKIREKSEIPIIISSARDDILDKVMGLERGADDYLPKPYNPRELQARIKTILKRVDTLNPESKKDEVSNSVFEVKEDDMQIIFQDNSLVLTLAEYDILKLLIQRNGGVVAREDFIYASDHIEDDSSLKNIDVIISRIRTKLGKVDKSRTYIKSVRGIGYQLV, from the coding sequence ATAATTAAAGTACTAATGATAGAAGATGATTTAGAGTTAGCTCAAATCATCAGTGATTATTTAGCATCATTTGATATAGAGGTAACTAACACAGATAGTCCATATAATGGATTATCTATGCTTAGTATTGATAAAGATTATAAACTTCTAATTTTAGATTTAACACTACCAGAAATAGATGGTTTAGAGTTAATTCCAAAAATCAGAGAAAAATCTGAAATACCTATTATCATTTCAAGTGCAAGAGATGATATCTTGGACAAAGTAATGGGATTAGAGCGAGGTGCCGATGATTATCTTCCAAAACCTTATAATCCAAGAGAATTACAAGCAAGAATCAAAACTATTTTAAAAAGAGTAGATACACTAAATCCTGAATCAAAAAAAGATGAAGTATCAAATTCTGTTTTTGAAGTAAAAGAAGATGATATGCAGATTATTTTTCAAGATAATTCTCTAGTTCTTACTTTAGCTGAATATGATATTTTAAAACTACTTATTCAAAGAAATGGTGGGGTTGTAGCTAGAGAAGATTTCATTTATGCTAGTGACCATATTGAAGATGATTCATCACTGAAAAATATTGATGTAATTATCTCTAGAATTAGAACAAAACTTGGAAAAGTTGATAAATCAAGAACTTACATTAAATCTGTAAGAGGGATAGGATATCAATTAGTATGA